One window from the genome of Nicotiana sylvestris chromosome 9, ASM39365v2, whole genome shotgun sequence encodes:
- the LOC104236986 gene encoding protein FAR1-RELATED SEQUENCE 11-like, which produces MPEITSIAKEISENRTDSSQDDIGTVEEMPEDAILSRQTSVNLVPFIGQIFVSQDAAYEFYCSFAKQSGFSIRRHRTRGKDGIGRGITRRDFTCHRGGYPQLKPSEDGKLQRNRKSSRCGCQAFMRIVKRADFNVPEWRITGFSNVHNHELLKSTEVQLLPAYCTMSPDDKSRICMFAKAGMSVRQMLRLTELEKGVKLGCLPFTEVDVRNLLLSFRNVEQDNDPIDLLKMCKEMKDKDPNFKYDYKIDCNNRLEHIAWSYASSMRLYEAFGDSIVFDTTHRLDAYDMLLGIWIGVDNHGTHCFFGCVLLRDENLQSFSWALKTFLGFMNGKASGTILTDQNLWLKEAIATEIPRAKHAFCIWHIISRFSDWFSTFLGSQYDNWKVEFHRLYKLHSIEEYEVGWNEMVETYKLDENKHIVSLYALRSYWALPFLRSYFFAGMTSTFQSETINTYIQRILSVQSVLDNFVEQIARVVGAKDQAGGTHKVQRNVQKIPLKTGSPIESHAATVLTPYAFSKLQEELVLAPQYASLMVDDSYFIVRHHTEMDGGYKVLWVPHEEFISCSCHNFEFTGILCRHVLRVLSTNNCFHIPDQYLPMRWRECSSSLAKPAIFSLPSDNTGKIQLLHSMISTLITESVETEERLNVVCEEVSTVLSRIKGFPTTSNGGNTIAYESPSDSLILAEVEDSDGIGQSFACNPHEYINLEKLKERGSRDGLDLYRKRRHLSVLCCGQYGHDASDCPMMEGEDLNADRLRFL; this is translated from the exons ATGCCTGAGATAACAAGCATAGCGAAAGAAATATCTGAAAATAGGACAGATTCATCTCAGGATGATATTGGCACTGTTGAGGAAATGCCTGAGGACGCAATCTTATCACGACAAACATCGGTGAACCTCGTCCCTTTCATTGGCCAGATATTTGTATCACAGGATGCTGCATATGAATTTTACTGTAGCTTTGCAAAGCAAAGTGGCTTCTCAATCAGACGTCATCGTACTCGGGGGAAGGATGGCATTGGTAGGGGGATTACAAGAAGAGATTTTACGTGCCATCGCGGTGGCTATCCACAACTAAAGCCTTCAGAAGATGGCAAGCTGCAAAGGAATCGAAAATCATCACGTTGTGGATGTCAGGCGTTCATGAGAATTGTTAAAAGAGCAGATTTTAATGTCCCTGAATGGCGGATCACAGGTTTCAGCAATGTTCATAACCATGAACTCTTAAAGTCAACTGAGGTGCAGCTTCTTCCTGCCTACTGCACCATGTCTCCTGATGACAAGAGTCGCATTTGCATGTTTGCGAAAGCTGGGATGTCAGTTCGGCAAATGCTAAGGTTGACGGAGCTAGAGAAGGGAGTTAAGTTGGGTTGCTTACCCTTCACAGAGGTTGATGTCAGAAACTTGCTGCTATCTTTTAGAAATGTGGAGCAAGACAATGACCCTATTGACCTCCTCAAAATGTGCAAGGAGATGAAAGACAAAGACCCTAACTTCAAATACGACTATAAAATAGATTGTAATAACAGGTTGGAGCATATTGCCTGGTCTTATGCTTCATCAATGAGGTTGTATGAGGCTTTTGGTGATTCCATAGTATTTGACACTACTCACCGCTTGGATGCCTATGATATGCTTCTTGGTATATGGATCGGAGTGGATAACCATGGAACGCATTGTTTCTTTGGCTGTGTACTCCTTCGGGATGAAAATTTGCAGTCTTTCTCCTGGGCATTGAAG ACATTCTTGGGCTTCATGAATGGCAAGGCTTCAGGAACCATTTTGACTGATCAGAATTTGTGGCTCAAAGAAGCAATTGCTACTGAAATACCAAGGGCAAAACATGCATTTTGCATTTGGCATATAATTTCGAGGTTTTCAGATTGGTTTTCGACATTTCTCGGATCCCAATATGATAATTGGAAGGTTGAGTTCCATCGCCTCTACAAGTTACATTCTATAGAGGAATATGAAGTGGGATGGAATGAGATGGTCGAAACCTACAAGCTGGATGAAAATAAACACATTGTCAGTCTATATGCTTTACGTTCATACTGGGCGCTGCCTTTTTTGAGATCTTACTTCTTTGCTGGAATGACAAGTACATTTCAGTCAGAAACAATAAATACTTATATCCAGAGGATTTTGAGCGTGCAATCTGTACTTGATAATTTTGTGGAGCAG ATTGCTCGGGTTGTAGGTGCTAAAGATCAAGCAGGAGGAACACATAAGGTACAGAGAAACGTTCAAAAGATTCCCCTGAAAACAGGTTCACCGATAGAGTCGCATGCTGCAACTGTTCTTACACCGTATGCCTTCTCAAAACTACAAGAGGAGCTTGTTCTGGCACCACAATATGCGTCGCTGATGGTAGATGATAGTTACTTCATCGTGAGACACCATACAGAAATGGATGGTGGTTATAAAGTACTCTGGGTTCCGCATGAAGAGTTCATTAGCTGTAGCTGCCATAATTTTGAGTTTACTGGTATTCTCTGTAGGCATGTGCTACGTGTGCTCTCAACAAACAACTGTTTTCACATTCCGGACCAATATCTGCCCATGCGCTGGCGTGAATGTTCCTCCTCTTTGGCTAAGCCCGCCATCTTTAGTTTACCAAGTGATAATACAGGAAAAATTCAGTTATTGCATTCTATGATTTCTACACTGATTACCGAATCAGTTGAAACCGAAGAACGCCTcaatgttgtttgtgaagaagttTCTACGGTTTTATCTCGCATTAAGGGGTTCCCGACAACATCCAATGGGGGTAATACTATAGCGTATGAGAGCCCATCAGACTCACTGATTCTCGCAGAGGTTGAAGATTCTGACGGTATTGGTCAAAGCTTCGCTTGTAATCCTCACGAGTATATAAATTTGGAAAAGTTGAAAGAGAGAGGATCAAGAGATGGACTGGATCTTTACAGGAAGAGGAGGCATCTTTCCGTCTTATGTTGTGGGCAGTATGGCCATGATGCAAGTGATTGTCCAATGATGGAAGGTGAAGATTTGAATGCAGATAGACTTCGCTTTTTATAG